A window of the Gemmatirosa kalamazoonensis genome harbors these coding sequences:
- a CDS encoding sigma-70 family RNA polymerase sigma factor: MTEVKRKRRRAAPAGIAPSEPERDILDQYLYEVSTYPLLKGDEELELARKIRAGDQDSLQELVKRNLRFVISVAKKYQNRGLPLIDLIGEGNVGLLTAARKFDPDQGVKFISYAVWWIRQAILSSLARQGRTVRVPLNRTADLSRIIKASEILRQKLRREPSPEELAQLTGLSVDVVQSLAALNTGDVRLDAPMDPEGDRSLIERFVADEMPDTEEEAMNRFLTDEIEAALNTLPPRDAKVLRLYFGLEGGREHTLEEIGSMLGVTRERVRQLRDRALKRLREGDVGRALGSFAA, from the coding sequence ATGACCGAAGTCAAGCGCAAGCGCCGCCGCGCCGCGCCCGCCGGTATCGCGCCGAGCGAGCCGGAGCGCGACATCCTGGACCAGTACCTCTACGAGGTCAGCACCTATCCCCTGCTGAAGGGCGACGAGGAGCTGGAGCTCGCCCGTAAGATCCGGGCGGGTGACCAGGATTCGCTGCAGGAGCTGGTCAAGCGCAATCTCCGCTTCGTCATCTCGGTCGCGAAGAAGTATCAGAACCGTGGTCTGCCGCTCATCGACCTCATCGGCGAGGGGAACGTCGGCCTGCTCACCGCGGCCCGGAAGTTCGATCCCGATCAGGGCGTGAAGTTCATCTCGTACGCGGTGTGGTGGATCCGTCAGGCGATCCTCAGCTCGCTCGCGCGCCAGGGACGCACGGTGCGCGTGCCGCTGAACCGCACGGCCGATCTGTCGCGCATCATCAAGGCGAGCGAGATCCTGCGGCAGAAGCTCCGCCGTGAGCCGAGCCCCGAGGAGCTCGCGCAGCTCACCGGGCTGTCGGTCGACGTCGTGCAGTCGCTCGCCGCGCTGAACACCGGCGACGTGCGGCTCGACGCGCCGATGGACCCGGAGGGCGATCGCTCGCTCATCGAGCGGTTCGTCGCCGACGAGATGCCGGACACGGAAGAGGAGGCGATGAATCGCTTCCTCACCGACGAGATCGAGGCCGCGCTCAACACGCTGCCGCCGCGCGACGCGAAGGTCCTCCGCCTGTACTTCGGGCTCGAGGGCGGCCGCGAGCACACGCTCGAGGAGATCGGCTCGATGCTCGGCGTCACGCGCGAGCGCGTCCGTCAACTCCGCGACCGCGCGCTGAAGCGGCTGCGCGAGGGCGACGTCGGCCGAGCGCTGGGCAGCTTCGCGGCCTGA
- the ruvX gene encoding Holliday junction resolvase RuvX, which translates to MSRLPKGRLLAIDHGERRIGLAVSDPLGMIASPAGFVARRAGKRLPIAELVRRAEALEVCGFVVGLPLDGDGNDTPRAEEARHIAAELERRTGLPARLVDERFTTAAALRTIRTLGGSTRDRKGDVDAMAAAVLLQHALALPDGE; encoded by the coding sequence GTGTCCCGGCTGCCGAAGGGGCGCCTGCTCGCCATCGATCACGGCGAGCGGCGCATCGGGCTGGCGGTGAGCGACCCGTTAGGCATGATCGCCTCGCCGGCCGGCTTCGTCGCGCGGCGTGCCGGCAAGCGGCTGCCGATCGCGGAGCTCGTTAGGCGGGCCGAGGCGCTCGAGGTGTGCGGCTTCGTGGTCGGCCTGCCGCTCGATGGTGACGGCAACGACACGCCCCGCGCCGAGGAGGCGCGCCACATCGCGGCGGAGCTCGAGCGGCGTACCGGCCTCCCCGCACGGCTCGTCGACGAGCGGTTCACGACGGCTGCCGCGCTCCGAACGATCCGCACGCTCGGCGGCTCCACGCGCGATCGCAAGGGCGACGTCGACGCGATGGCGGCCGCCGTGCTGCTGCAGCACGCGCTCGCGCTTCCCGATGGGGAGTAA
- a CDS encoding ABC transporter ATP-binding protein: MIQLKNVYKAFGPKKVLQGFTLDVPEEETMVIIGYSGTGKSVAIKHIVGLLDPDAGEVWVDGQRVDTLPRRELYKLRSKIGYVFQFAALFDSLTIGENVAMGLRKQGELSEKEIGFRVAEALSLVDLPAVEQRFPAELSGGMRKRVGIARAIALRPKYILYDEPTTGLDPVTSAVIDQLMVRMREKLGVTGIVITHDMRSAYTVGTRIAMLYQGRVRWEGTVAEIHETEDPIVRQFIEGRATINEAGDTGEFAAAVESSADED, translated from the coding sequence GTGATCCAGCTCAAGAACGTCTACAAGGCTTTCGGGCCGAAGAAGGTGCTGCAGGGGTTCACGCTCGACGTTCCGGAGGAAGAGACGATGGTCATCATCGGCTACTCCGGCACCGGCAAGAGCGTCGCGATCAAGCACATCGTCGGGCTCCTCGATCCGGACGCCGGCGAGGTGTGGGTCGACGGGCAGCGCGTCGACACGCTGCCGCGCCGCGAGCTGTACAAGCTGCGGTCGAAGATCGGATACGTGTTCCAGTTCGCCGCGCTGTTCGACTCGCTGACGATCGGCGAGAACGTGGCGATGGGGCTCCGCAAGCAGGGCGAGCTCTCCGAGAAGGAGATCGGGTTCCGCGTGGCGGAGGCACTCTCGCTCGTCGATCTACCGGCGGTCGAGCAGCGCTTCCCGGCGGAGCTCTCGGGCGGCATGCGCAAGCGGGTCGGGATCGCGCGCGCGATCGCGCTGCGCCCGAAGTACATCCTCTACGACGAGCCGACGACGGGGCTCGACCCGGTGACGAGCGCGGTCATCGACCAGCTCATGGTGCGCATGCGCGAGAAGCTCGGCGTGACGGGGATCGTCATCACGCACGACATGCGCAGCGCCTACACCGTCGGCACGCGCATCGCGATGCTGTACCAGGGGCGGGTACGCTGGGAGGGGACCGTGGCGGAGATCCACGAGACCGAGGACCCGATCGTGCGGCAGTTCATCGAGGGGCGCGCCACGATCAACGAGGCGGGCGACACCGGAGAGTTCGCGGCCGCGGTCGAGAGCTCGGCCGACGAGGACTGA
- a CDS encoding MlaD family protein has protein sequence MPRPRRWSDLLPGLLAIALLAGGVAAVLLFARVGTVHGAKFRLFATVQEARGLSSGSEVWVAGKRVGVVDAIDYLPPSSDTAQRLLLTLHVLENVRSVIRRGADVGVHPGGNLIGAPVVTIALGDARQPPVSPDDTLRSPPETDMDRARSDFQDATGELPLILTNVKLLDAQLRATRGTLGAFGIDGASTMTRAMGTASGFMTRVRSSRGPVGRLMARDGASHYAREALARADSVRQLIAAPPSQQSLGRFRRDSTLLGAVAAVRAELDTVATVLARSEGTAGRLQHDQALTQSVTQTRAELAALIADLKRHPLRYLAF, from the coding sequence ATGCCGCGGCCGCGTCGGTGGTCCGACCTCCTCCCCGGCCTCCTCGCCATCGCGCTGCTCGCCGGAGGCGTCGCGGCCGTCCTCCTGTTCGCGCGCGTCGGCACCGTCCACGGCGCGAAGTTCCGGCTGTTCGCCACCGTGCAGGAGGCGCGCGGCCTGAGCTCCGGCAGCGAGGTCTGGGTCGCCGGGAAACGCGTCGGCGTCGTCGACGCGATCGACTATCTCCCGCCCTCCTCCGACACCGCCCAGCGACTCTTGCTCACGCTGCACGTGCTCGAGAACGTGCGGTCGGTCATCCGTCGCGGCGCGGACGTCGGGGTCCACCCTGGAGGAAACCTCATCGGCGCGCCGGTGGTCACCATCGCGCTCGGCGACGCGCGACAGCCGCCCGTCAGCCCCGACGACACGCTGCGGTCCCCGCCCGAGACCGACATGGATCGCGCACGCAGCGACTTCCAGGACGCGACCGGCGAGCTGCCGCTCATCCTGACGAACGTGAAGCTGCTCGACGCCCAGCTGCGCGCCACGCGCGGAACGCTGGGTGCGTTCGGCATCGACGGCGCCTCGACGATGACCCGCGCGATGGGCACGGCCAGCGGCTTCATGACGCGCGTCCGATCGTCGCGCGGGCCCGTCGGACGGCTCATGGCCCGCGACGGCGCGTCACACTACGCCCGGGAGGCGCTCGCCCGCGCGGACAGCGTCCGCCAGCTCATCGCCGCGCCGCCCTCGCAGCAGTCGCTCGGGCGCTTCCGGCGCGATTCCACGCTGCTGGGTGCCGTCGCCGCAGTCCGGGCGGAGCTCGACACCGTCGCGACTGTGCTCGCCCGGTCGGAGGGAACGGCCGGCCGTTTGCAACATGACCAGGCACTCACGCAATCCGTGACGCAGACTCGCGCGGAGCTCGCCGCGCTCATCGCGGATCTCAAGCGTCATCCACTCCGGTATCTCGCCTTCTGA
- the atpA gene encoding F0F1 ATP synthase subunit alpha encodes MASDTILRPGEIKDILLREIEAADLHELNVEEVGTVLEVRDGIARIYGLEKAMAGEMLEFTSSETGDSVTGVALNLEEDNIGAVILGDYLKLKEGDEVRRTSRVLEVPVGPALIGRVVDPLGRPVDGLGEIRATTTRKVESPAPGIIVRQPVKEPLQTGIKAIDSMIPIGRGQRELIIGDRGTGKTAIAIDTIINQKGTGVICVYVAIGQKASTVASVVERLKNAGAMEYTIVVVAAASDPAPMQYIAPYSGAAMAEYFMYHEGKATLCVYDDLTKQAAAYRQISLVLRRPPGREAFPGDVFYLHSRLLERAAKISEDPSVVDGKTIFAPGGSLTALPLIETQAGDVSAYIPTNVISITDGQIFLESDLFYSGVRPAVNVGISVSRVGGSAQVKAMRSVAGRLRLDLAQYRELEAFAAFASDLDQATRRQLDRGARTVEILKQPQYAPMAVEEQVMVIYAVTNGFLDTVPVSRIREWERGFLDYARTQYPQVGDNLRAQKVLSKEIEADLKRAIEAFNGIFGAAKK; translated from the coding sequence ATGGCTTCCGACACGATCCTCCGTCCCGGCGAGATCAAGGACATTCTCCTCCGCGAGATCGAAGCGGCCGACCTGCACGAGCTGAACGTGGAGGAAGTCGGCACGGTGCTCGAGGTGAGGGACGGTATCGCGCGCATCTACGGTCTCGAGAAGGCGATGGCGGGCGAGATGCTCGAGTTCACGTCGTCGGAGACCGGGGACAGCGTCACCGGCGTCGCGCTGAACCTCGAGGAGGACAACATCGGCGCCGTCATCCTCGGCGACTACCTCAAGCTGAAGGAGGGCGACGAGGTGCGCCGCACGTCGCGCGTGCTCGAGGTGCCGGTGGGTCCGGCGCTCATCGGCCGCGTCGTCGATCCGTTAGGCCGCCCGGTGGACGGCCTCGGCGAGATCCGCGCGACCACCACGCGCAAGGTCGAGAGCCCGGCGCCGGGCATCATCGTCAGGCAGCCGGTGAAGGAGCCGCTGCAGACGGGCATCAAGGCGATCGACTCGATGATCCCGATCGGCCGCGGGCAGCGCGAGCTGATCATCGGCGACCGCGGCACCGGCAAGACGGCGATCGCGATCGACACGATCATCAACCAGAAGGGCACGGGCGTCATCTGCGTGTACGTCGCCATCGGCCAGAAGGCGTCCACGGTGGCGTCCGTCGTCGAGCGGCTGAAGAACGCCGGTGCGATGGAGTACACGATCGTCGTCGTCGCGGCAGCGAGCGACCCGGCACCGATGCAGTACATCGCCCCCTACTCGGGCGCGGCGATGGCCGAGTACTTCATGTACCACGAGGGGAAGGCGACGCTGTGCGTGTACGACGACCTGACGAAGCAGGCCGCCGCGTACCGCCAGATCTCGCTCGTGCTGCGCCGTCCGCCGGGCCGCGAGGCGTTCCCGGGCGACGTGTTCTACCTGCACTCGCGCCTCCTCGAGCGCGCGGCGAAGATCTCCGAGGATCCGTCGGTGGTCGACGGCAAGACGATCTTCGCGCCGGGCGGCTCGCTCACCGCGCTGCCGCTCATCGAGACGCAGGCCGGAGACGTGTCGGCGTACATCCCGACGAACGTCATCTCGATCACCGACGGGCAGATCTTCCTCGAGTCGGACCTGTTCTACTCGGGCGTGCGCCCCGCGGTGAACGTCGGCATCTCCGTGAGCCGCGTCGGCGGCTCGGCGCAGGTGAAGGCGATGCGCTCGGTGGCGGGCCGTCTGCGCCTCGACCTCGCGCAGTACCGTGAGCTGGAGGCGTTCGCCGCGTTCGCGTCGGACCTCGACCAGGCGACGCGCCGGCAGCTCGATCGCGGCGCGCGCACGGTGGAGATCCTGAAGCAGCCGCAGTACGCGCCGATGGCGGTCGAGGAGCAGGTGATGGTCATCTACGCGGTGACGAACGGCTTCCTCGACACGGTGCCGGTGAGCCGCATCCGCGAGTGGGAGCGCGGCTTCCTCGACTACGCGCGGACGCAGTACCCGCAGGTGGGCGACAACCTCCGCGCGCAGAAGGTGCTGAGCAAGGAGATCGAGGCCGATCTCAAGCGCGCGATCGAGGCGTTCAACGGCATCTTCGGCGCGGCGAAGAAGTAA
- the rho gene encoding transcription termination factor Rho — protein MPGDVIPGAESPLVDIVELKRKSLPELHALADELNVSNHSGLRKQELIFRIEQSLLDADVLLRGDGVLEVLPEGYGFLRSQDWNYLYGPDDIYVSPSQIKRFDLRTGDSVVGQVRPPKEWEKYLALLKVERVNGDEPEKAKQRIAFDNLKPRYPDERIHLEPKDGDLSMRLCDIIAPLGKGQRGLIVAPPRAGKTILLQKLANAIVENHPEVSLIILLIDERPEEVTDMQTNVPGAEVISSTFDEPADRHVQVADMVLEKAKRLVESGKHVVILLDSITRLARAHNTIVPHSGKILSGGVDAKALEKPKRFFGSARNIDGGGSLTIVATALIETGSRADEVIFEEFKGTGNMELVLDRKIAERRIFPAIDVHKSGTRREELLFDKDETNRIFLLRNFLGGMNSEDAITFLLTRMSRTKNNKEFFASMAEG, from the coding sequence GTGCCCGGTGACGTGATTCCGGGGGCCGAATCCCCCCTCGTCGATATCGTCGAGCTGAAGCGCAAGTCGCTGCCCGAGCTCCACGCGCTGGCAGACGAGCTCAACGTCTCCAACCACTCCGGGCTTCGGAAGCAGGAGCTGATCTTCCGCATCGAGCAGAGTCTCCTCGACGCGGACGTGCTGCTGCGCGGCGACGGCGTGCTCGAGGTCCTTCCCGAAGGCTACGGCTTCCTCCGCAGCCAGGACTGGAACTACCTGTACGGGCCGGACGACATCTACGTCTCGCCGTCGCAGATCAAGCGCTTCGACCTGCGCACCGGCGATTCGGTGGTCGGCCAGGTGCGCCCGCCGAAGGAGTGGGAGAAGTATCTCGCGCTGCTCAAGGTCGAGCGCGTGAACGGCGACGAGCCGGAGAAGGCGAAGCAGCGCATCGCGTTCGACAACCTCAAGCCGCGCTACCCCGACGAGCGGATCCACCTGGAGCCGAAGGACGGGGATCTCAGCATGCGGCTGTGCGACATCATCGCACCGCTCGGCAAGGGACAGCGTGGGCTCATCGTCGCGCCGCCGCGCGCGGGCAAGACGATCCTGCTGCAGAAGCTCGCGAACGCGATCGTCGAGAACCACCCCGAAGTGTCGCTGATCATCCTCCTGATCGACGAGCGCCCGGAGGAGGTCACCGACATGCAGACGAACGTACCGGGCGCGGAGGTCATCAGCTCCACGTTCGACGAGCCCGCCGACCGCCACGTGCAGGTCGCGGACATGGTGCTGGAGAAGGCGAAGCGGCTCGTCGAGTCGGGCAAGCATGTCGTCATCCTCCTCGACTCCATCACGCGGCTCGCGCGCGCGCACAACACCATCGTGCCGCACTCCGGGAAGATCCTCTCCGGCGGCGTCGACGCGAAGGCGCTCGAGAAGCCGAAGCGCTTCTTCGGCTCCGCACGCAACATCGACGGCGGCGGATCGCTCACCATCGTCGCCACGGCGCTCATCGAGACGGGCTCGCGCGCCGACGAGGTGATCTTCGAGGAGTTCAAGGGCACCGGCAACATGGAGCTCGTGCTCGATCGCAAGATCGCCGAGCGCCGCATCTTCCCGGCAATCGACGTGCACAAGTCCGGGACGCGCCGCGAGGAGCTGCTGTTCGACAAGGACGAGACGAACCGCATCTTCCTGCTGCGGAACTTCCTCGGCGGCATGAACTCCGAGGACGCCATCACGTTCCTGCTCACGCGCATGTCGCGCACGAAGAACAACAAGGAGTTCTTCGCGTCGATGGCGGAGGGGTGA
- a CDS encoding NUDIX hydrolase, producing MPESESVPRQRAREEVSAGGVVFRVVGAHDGAGVPHYLLIRDSYRNWGFPKGHLEPGEGPERAAVREVSEETGLDALVVEGAIDTIDWYFRFRGRLIHKVCHFFLMRSDKATTCPQRAEGITACRWAPFEEAVTLVSYANARTVLERANAMVQGLPTGLT from the coding sequence ATGCCCGAGAGCGAGTCCGTGCCGCGTCAGCGCGCTCGCGAGGAGGTGTCGGCGGGCGGCGTGGTGTTCCGCGTGGTGGGGGCGCACGACGGCGCAGGGGTCCCGCACTACCTGCTGATCCGCGACAGCTACCGGAACTGGGGCTTTCCGAAGGGGCACCTGGAGCCGGGGGAGGGCCCGGAGCGGGCGGCGGTGCGCGAGGTCTCCGAGGAGACCGGGCTCGACGCGCTCGTCGTGGAGGGGGCGATCGACACGATCGACTGGTACTTCCGCTTCCGCGGGCGGCTGATCCACAAGGTCTGCCACTTCTTCCTGATGCGGAGCGACAAGGCGACGACCTGTCCGCAGCGCGCCGAGGGGATCACGGCGTGCCGGTGGGCGCCGTTCGAGGAGGCGGTGACCCTGGTGTCGTACGCGAACGCGCGGACGGTGCTGGAGCGCGCGAACGCCATGGTGCAGGGGCTCCCGACCGGCCTGACCTGA
- a CDS encoding HD-GYP domain-containing protein: MYRLVLATAGALAGATVAHAHHRRRRAERLAAATLETLLNAVDANDAVTGAHVRRVAAYSLIVACALGLDKHRQREIERVALFHDIGKLHAALFDIIHDASGLTKEERRAVATHPQRGAEVLEPLATFYPALAEGVLAHHERWDGSGYPRGLKGEAIPLTSRIVALADTFDAITAPRRYHRGENVAKALDVIRNGSGTQFDPVLADVFLRQSVVDEITEAMRHAHAKARRRPRPNRRRSAERGAPDVSFRWRDQIVRPRAEHP, encoded by the coding sequence GTGTATCGACTCGTTCTCGCCACCGCCGGGGCGCTTGCCGGCGCGACCGTTGCCCACGCGCACCACCGCCGTCGCCGCGCCGAACGTCTCGCCGCGGCGACGCTCGAGACACTGCTGAACGCCGTCGACGCGAACGACGCCGTCACCGGTGCTCACGTTCGGCGCGTCGCGGCGTACTCGCTCATCGTGGCCTGCGCGTTAGGCCTCGACAAGCACCGCCAGCGTGAGATCGAGCGCGTGGCGCTCTTTCACGACATCGGAAAGCTGCACGCCGCGCTCTTTGACATCATCCACGACGCCAGCGGGCTGACGAAGGAAGAGCGCCGCGCGGTCGCGACGCATCCGCAGCGTGGCGCCGAGGTGCTGGAGCCGCTCGCGACGTTCTATCCCGCGCTCGCCGAGGGCGTGCTCGCGCATCACGAGCGGTGGGACGGCAGCGGCTACCCGCGCGGGCTGAAGGGCGAGGCGATCCCGCTCACGAGCCGGATCGTCGCGCTGGCCGATACGTTCGACGCCATCACGGCGCCGCGTCGGTACCACCGCGGCGAGAACGTCGCGAAGGCGCTCGACGTCATTCGCAACGGCAGCGGCACCCAGTTCGATCCGGTGCTCGCGGACGTGTTCCTGCGCCAGTCGGTCGTGGACGAGATCACGGAGGCGATGCGCCACGCGCACGCCAAGGCGCGTAGACGCCCGCGCCCCAACCGCCGTCGCTCCGCGGAGCGCGGCGCACCGGACGTCAGCTTCCGGTGGCGCGACCAGATCGTGCGGCCGCGCGCCGAGCATCCCTGA
- the atpG gene encoding ATP synthase F1 subunit gamma translates to MAKGRELKGRIKSVENTRKITRTMEMVATSKMKRSQDRVAGARPYAAALGEVMSQLYSPDLAERFPLLRQPARVRRAAVLLLTANRGLAGAFNANLIKEARTTIGRLEQQGTEVELHVVGRKGIGFFRYVGRNVATQRTDISDRPTAEDAASLVDGLMAEFVAGRLDAVYVIFAKFNSALSTPPTTTQVLPVEPPRREAGAMQRDYILAPSPEEILTELLPSYVRNMVYRALAETTAAFYGAQRTAMKSATDNAGEMLNVLKRTYNRARQAQITQEIAEIVGGAAAL, encoded by the coding sequence ATGGCCAAGGGTCGGGAGCTCAAGGGTCGGATCAAGTCCGTCGAGAACACGCGCAAGATCACGCGCACGATGGAGATGGTCGCGACCTCGAAGATGAAGCGGTCGCAGGACCGCGTCGCTGGAGCGCGGCCGTACGCGGCGGCGCTCGGCGAAGTGATGTCGCAGCTCTACTCGCCGGACCTCGCGGAGCGCTTCCCGCTGCTGCGCCAGCCGGCGCGGGTGCGGCGCGCCGCGGTGCTGCTCCTCACGGCGAACCGCGGGCTGGCCGGCGCGTTCAACGCGAACCTCATCAAGGAAGCGCGCACGACGATCGGCCGCCTCGAGCAGCAGGGGACGGAGGTGGAGCTGCACGTCGTGGGGCGCAAGGGAATCGGCTTCTTCCGCTACGTGGGGCGCAACGTCGCCACGCAGCGGACCGACATCTCCGATCGTCCGACGGCGGAGGATGCCGCGTCGCTCGTCGACGGGCTGATGGCGGAATTCGTGGCCGGCCGGCTCGACGCCGTGTACGTGATCTTCGCGAAGTTCAACTCCGCGCTGTCCACGCCGCCGACGACGACGCAGGTGCTCCCCGTGGAGCCGCCGCGCCGCGAGGCCGGCGCGATGCAGCGCGACTACATCCTCGCGCCGTCGCCGGAAGAGATCCTCACGGAGCTGCTGCCGAGCTATGTGCGCAACATGGTCTACCGCGCGCTGGCCGAGACGACGGCGGCGTTCTACGGCGCGCAGCGCACGGCGATGAAGAGCGCGACGGACAACGCGGGCGAGATGCTGAACGTGCTGAAGCGCACGTACAACCGCGCGCGCCAGGCGCAGATCACGCAGGAGATCGCCGAGATCGTCGGCGGCGCTGCGGCTCTCTAG
- the mltG gene encoding endolytic transglycosylase MltG produces MGSKRRKGRPPRRVLLIAVGVVALVVAALVFLTRAPGSGAARVVIPRGASFRVAAESLAAKRVVRSALLFRLYAKATERDRSIKPGTYQLRRGDSYHDLVSALVSGRGIVHVITVVEGWELRQIVPQLARSLGVPPDSAEVAVRDTSLLRRLDIPTPTLEGYLFPATYTFPDGTTARQAVSQMVERFEAAWHPEWDAQLQTLALSRHQAVTLASIVEREARRPEERPVIAAVYYNRLRKGMRLQADPTVQYALGHHVGRVLYKDLEIDSPYNTYKVAGLPPGPIGSPGAPSLAAAVAPAKVPFLYFVAEPDGHHEFRTTFAEHETAVQRARRLRDSVTRASSATTPR; encoded by the coding sequence ATGGGGAGTAAGCGCCGCAAGGGGCGACCCCCACGGCGTGTCCTGCTGATCGCCGTCGGCGTTGTCGCGCTCGTCGTCGCCGCGCTCGTGTTCCTCACCCGCGCGCCGGGATCCGGCGCCGCGCGCGTCGTCATCCCGCGCGGCGCGTCGTTCCGCGTCGCCGCGGAGTCGCTCGCCGCGAAGCGCGTGGTGCGCTCGGCGCTGCTGTTCCGACTCTACGCCAAGGCGACGGAGCGCGATCGCTCCATCAAGCCCGGCACCTACCAGCTCCGGCGCGGCGATTCCTACCACGACCTCGTGAGCGCGCTCGTGTCGGGGCGCGGCATCGTGCACGTCATCACGGTCGTGGAGGGATGGGAGCTGCGACAGATTGTGCCCCAGCTCGCCCGATCGTTAGGCGTGCCGCCCGACTCCGCGGAAGTCGCGGTGCGCGACACGTCGCTGCTGCGCCGCCTCGATATCCCCACCCCCACGCTCGAGGGGTACCTGTTTCCCGCCACGTACACGTTCCCCGACGGCACCACGGCGCGGCAGGCCGTGTCGCAGATGGTGGAGCGCTTCGAGGCGGCGTGGCATCCCGAGTGGGACGCGCAGCTGCAGACGCTCGCGCTCTCGCGTCATCAGGCGGTGACGCTCGCCTCGATCGTCGAGCGCGAGGCGCGTCGTCCCGAGGAGCGCCCGGTGATCGCGGCGGTGTACTACAACCGGCTGAGGAAGGGCATGCGGCTGCAGGCCGATCCGACGGTGCAGTACGCACTCGGCCACCATGTCGGACGCGTGCTCTACAAGGATCTCGAGATCGACTCGCCGTACAACACGTACAAGGTGGCGGGGCTGCCCCCCGGGCCGATCGGCTCGCCGGGTGCGCCGAGCCTCGCGGCGGCGGTAGCGCCGGCGAAGGTGCCGTTCCTGTACTTCGTCGCCGAGCCCGATGGCCATCACGAGTTCCGCACGACCTTCGCGGAGCACGAGACCGCGGTGCAGCGCGCGCGGCGCCTGCGCGACTCGGTGACGCGAGCGTCGAGCGCGACGACGCCGCGCTGA
- a CDS encoding PEP-CTERM sorting domain-containing protein (PEP-CTERM proteins occur, often in large numbers, in the proteomes of bacteria that also encode an exosortase, a predicted intramembrane cysteine proteinase. The presence of a PEP-CTERM domain at a protein's C-terminus predicts cleavage within the sorting domain, followed by covalent anchoring to some some component of the (usually Gram-negative) cell surface. Many PEP-CTERM proteins exhibit an unusual sequence composition that includes large numbers of potential glycosylation sites. Expression of one such protein has been shown restore the ability of a bacterium to form floc, a type of biofilm.) yields MALLPRRARVVLPLLAIAIGASSAIAQPRLLVNVNDAGRYVYGGLHYGGQQWATMTSTLNRVFTGGVTTTNTLLDLSQMLTYDALWVDQRFQTTASAAEIDNLKAYAATGRRVVVMGENAAWGGWNQQILGAFGGIEGPLGGYGILDYGSPSGGLTGAGCLYGRNVSVQPNALTQGVSAISLACGGYAIGGVQLFAYNVATLWGSTQNVLTVLDANIFDDLFAGYDAPVFRDRVATWLSASRPTLTTASLRVATLNAAVAPVGAQVVSPEPTTLLLLAGGIVVLSVATRRTRRS; encoded by the coding sequence ATGGCACTCCTCCCGCGGCGCGCTCGCGTCGTCCTGCCCCTGCTCGCCATCGCCATCGGCGCGTCCTCGGCGATCGCTCAGCCCCGCCTGCTCGTCAACGTCAACGACGCCGGCCGCTACGTCTACGGCGGCCTGCACTACGGGGGCCAGCAGTGGGCCACCATGACGTCCACGCTGAACCGCGTCTTCACCGGCGGCGTCACGACCACCAACACCCTGCTCGACCTGTCGCAGATGCTGACCTACGATGCGCTGTGGGTCGATCAGCGATTCCAGACGACGGCGTCCGCCGCCGAGATCGACAACCTGAAAGCCTACGCCGCGACGGGTCGCCGCGTCGTCGTCATGGGTGAGAATGCCGCCTGGGGTGGGTGGAACCAGCAAATCCTCGGCGCGTTCGGCGGCATCGAGGGACCGCTCGGTGGCTACGGCATCCTCGACTACGGCTCGCCGAGCGGCGGCCTGACGGGCGCCGGCTGCCTGTACGGCAGGAACGTCAGCGTCCAGCCGAACGCACTCACGCAGGGCGTGTCGGCCATCTCGCTCGCCTGTGGCGGGTACGCGATCGGCGGCGTCCAGCTCTTCGCGTACAACGTCGCGACGCTGTGGGGCTCCACGCAGAACGTGCTCACGGTCCTCGACGCCAACATCTTCGACGACCTGTTCGCGGGCTACGACGCCCCTGTCTTCCGCGATCGCGTCGCCACCTGGCTCTCGGCGAGCCGGCCCACGCTGACGACGGCGAGTCTGCGCGTCGCCACGCTCAACGCCGCCGTCGCGCCGGTCGGCGCGCAGGTCGTCAGCCCGGAGCCGACGACGCTCCTGCTCCTCGCCGGCGGCATCGTTGTACTCTCGGTCGCGACACGTCGCACGCGTCGCAGCTGA